The DNA segment GGCGTTAGTTTGGATGGGTCACTAGATGAGATTATGAAGGAGTATGAATCTCAAATTCTAGACAGGTTATATCAATCATTCCCATCGAGTCGAAAACTAGCAAAACGCTTAGGTGTATCACATACATCAATTGCAAATAAACTTAGAGAATATGGAATTAAGAAACTGTAATGTGGAAAGAATTTAAATTTTGCCGACTGGATGAAAGAGTTGGCGAACTGCAGGTCAGATTGGCCACAAAAGACGACGCTAAACTTATCAGTGATTACTTTATTAAAAACAAAGAATACCTACGTCCTTGGGAGCCGGTTAGAGAAAAGGCTTTCTTTACAGAAGCAGGATGGGAGAAAAAACTGATTAAACTTAACGAATTGCATTTGCTCGAACTGGGTTTTTACTGCCTTATCATTAATCGTATTTCTGGTGATATGCTGGGTACCATCTCCTTTAGTAATTTAACCCGTTTTCCTGTGCATTCTTGTAGCGTTGGTTATTCTCTAGACGAAGACATGCAAGGCAAAGGTATTATGAGTCAAGCGCTTAATCTAGCTTGTGGTTGGATGTTTAAGGTACAAAATATGCACCGCATATCCGCAAGTTATATGCCTATGAATTTGAAAAGTGCAGCGGTCCTAAAGTCAAAAGGATTCGAAAAAGTCGGTTTTGCAAAAGACTATTTATTGATTAACGGCAGATGGGAAGACCATAACCTTACCGCTTTGCTTAATAAAGAATGGCGAGAGAAAAAATGATAAGCGATAGACTAAGTAAACAGCTCGAATTAATCATGGAGCTAGACAAATTGAAATCGGTTTTGC comes from the Vibrio sp. DW001 genome and includes:
- a CDS encoding GNAT family N-acetyltransferase, coding for MWKEFKFCRLDERVGELQVRLATKDDAKLISDYFIKNKEYLRPWEPVREKAFFTEAGWEKKLIKLNELHLLELGFYCLIINRISGDMLGTISFSNLTRFPVHSCSVGYSLDEDMQGKGIMSQALNLACGWMFKVQNMHRISASYMPMNLKSAAVLKSKGFEKVGFAKDYLLINGRWEDHNLTALLNKEWREKK